Sequence from the Segatella copri genome:
GCAGAGAAACTCAGTTTCAGAGCATTGTTGCCGCTGCTGGCACTGCTTACCATTGAGGCTATATCACGAACGATGGCTGCCTGCTTGCGGAAACTGAAGTCAAGACGTAGATTCAGGTCATGGTTGGTACCATTCTGAACCGTCTTGGTGGTCGACGCATTCTTGTTGGCTGCATTCTTGTTGCCGCCCTTCGACTTGGAACGGGAGGCCTTGGCGCCCCAGCCGAAAACATCGAAGTTGTTGATGCGGTAACCCATACCGATTACCCAGTCCTTACTCAATGCCTCGTTCAGCTGCACACTCGTCATACTGAGGTTCAACACACGGGTCTGGCGATATTCTGCCTTCACCGTCATATTATTGTTGAATGTGACATCCATACCCAATAATGGCGAGAACGACTCGTTGATACTTACCTGCGAAATGTTGAACATGCTGCTTGGAGATGGATTGCCCGTAGTGGCATCACTCACGAAGCCGAGACCGTTCATATACTCCTGGAAGGTGCTGTAACTGTTGTAGCTGCCAACTGCAAAGACGCTTTTGTAAGAGTGGTTGATGTTGACACTCTTGAAGTGCTCATTGAACCAAGGCAGACGTCCCAGTCCGCTGTAACGGATGGTCCAGTTTGGCAACATCCGGCTCAATGCCGGGAATACCGAAAGCGAATTGCCACCCATCGAGGTATAAGCCTTGAGGAAGGCAGGAATCATGACATCGCTGCTATACTGGTTGACCGGTGTGCGGGAAGCATCAAACTTGCCGCCAGCCAGAGCCGAACCAGCCGGATAAACAGTTCCGGCATACTGAGCCTCTACCCTATCTCTGAAACCAGCCAGCGAGTTGACAAACTTCTCGAAGGTCTTGCTGCGATACCCCGAATTGGCATTGCCCATTCCCTCGAAAGCCGAACCCAGCGAAATGGTAGTCATCTGGAAGGCTCCACTCTGGGTGGTTGGCGTTCCTTCATACATATACTGTATGCTCTTCTGCGTGGTCTTGGTACGTGTAGCTGAGAGATCAATCTTGAAATCCTTGACAGGCTCCAGGGTGGCACGCAACGTAAGATTATCCGTTCTGCTGGTAGTGGCTGGTGTTGCGATACTGTCGTTGCAGAGCAGCCAGTCGTTGTTTCTAGCCTTCTCGATATAATCGTCGCCAACCATACCGAAGGCGAAGTCAAGACCCGGTGCCATCTGTCCCACCTTCTTCTGTCCGAAGGCATCCCCCACACTAGGCAAGAAGCCCGGCAGGGTGAGCTGATAGCTGCTGCGATAGTTGATGCTCACATTGCGCACCATCATTGCCAGGCGACTAGCCAACTGCAATCCCTTATACCATTTCTTATCATCAAGCGGTTCCTTAGCCAGCACGGAGAGTTTCACCTTCATGGCAGTATCTACCTTTGAGATGATTCTGATCTGGTTATTATCCACCTTTTTATATTTAAGCGGGAACACTTTGCCGTCTTCCGTCTTGGCATTCACAATCAGTCGCTTGGTATTCTTGCCGTGGCGTATCTTGAATGTGGTATCAGGCAGGAGGGTGATTTCCCGTTCGAAGGCACGCTTGTTCTTAGGCAACGCCTTCTTAGGATCTGCCGCCTGTTCCTTTGCTTCCTGCTTCTTTTTCTTTTTTTCCAGCTTCTTGCGCTGCATCTGTGCCCTACTCTGGGTACGGTCAAACTTATCGTTTACCTTCTTCAGGAAAGGCACATGGTTGTAGAGTTTCAGCAGGTTGAAGTTACCGTTCAATGTCAGTTCGCGCTGGGTATTGATGGTGTTTCCATACGAGTTGCCCTCCTCATCCTCTGTACCGCGCTCCCAAGAATAGTTGGCATTGTAAGAGGCATCGCTGTTCACCCAGTCGAAGACAGGCAGCAGATTGAGAGGCACCTTGTAGGATGCCTGGAAATTCTGACTGTAGTCGAGCGGTGCACCCCAGTGGCGGATGCTGGTCCATACGGAGTCCTTCCAGGCATGATACTGGTCGGCATAAAGATCCTTGTTGACCGGTGTATATGGTTCCTCTATCTGTGCATGGGTAGCACTCTGGAAGTTCATGTGCAGGTTCTTGGTCAGATCCCAGTTGATGGAGAACTCACGGTTCCAGAGGAACTGTTCACTGAAGGTGAGCGGCAACTTGGAGTCTACTCCGGCAGCTCCACTCATCAGGGTTTCCATATCGCGCTCCTGCAACTCGTAGTAGTCGCGCGTCATCTCGGTATTGAAGGCTATGTTCTGCGGCAGCCAGTTCAGTCCGAAACGTTTCAGAATGTCGAGCCACTTACTCTTGTTCTTCAGTCCCTTGAATGGTTCCCATGCCTTATAAACCGGGCTCCACGAATAATCCAAGGCTCCGCGCCAGTTGTCCTTGCGCTCATACATCGTCGTTTCACCCGTAGTATACTGATGCTGATGACTGTAGGTGAATGAGAAGTTGGCTGGATCGTATGGCATCGGATGACGCTTGGTAGCGATACCCACCCGGGCATTCGAGATGGAGAAGTTGGTCTGCGTAATCTTGGTGGCAGCGATATTCTCGATAGAATCGCGCTCATGCTTGGATCCGGCAGCATCGAGGGCATCCTTCAACTCCATATCGGTATCCAGCGGATTATACTTAGGAGTGGTCTTCTCCTTGGTAACACTATAATATAAAGGTATGCTCACCTTCGCCTTGTCAGGGAAGAACTTACCCATTTCGAGCGATGTGGTCACACTGTAGGTACCGTAATTATCGGTAGTGCGACTTGCCACGCCATCTTCCAGACCGCCGAATCCCTCGCTGATGTATCTGCCGGTGGCATTCACGCTACCCAAATCGGAGAGTTGTACGTTCAGGTTGGCATTGGCTGCCCAACCACCCGAATTATTATGTTCCTTGAGTCGGAGTTCGTTTATCCATACCTCACCACTCTTGATGTCGGCAGAATTGTTTCTCACACCCAGCATCATGGTCTTCACCTCGCCGAGACTCGGATTACCCACGATGGTAATCTTGTTCTGCGGATGTTCTGCATCCATCATGGAATAAGGAGCGAGATAAGAAGCCACACCCTGTGCCTTCGCCTTGTTACGGTTTTTCTTCAATGCCGTAAAGACGTTCAGCGGCACATCGAGCATATTCTCCTCAGGCCATACCGCCTTACAGTCGGCAAGCACATAGCGGTTGTAGTTGGAGCGTGGCTCGGTGAGTTTCAGCGGGATTTCATACTCGTAGTAATTGTTCTTGTAATCGCTACCCAGACGGATGAAGACTGAGAGATCACCATCCTGCAGACGGGTGGTATTCTGCTCCAATGCATTGGCATGGGCAAACATCTGGATGCGCTTGTACTGGCGCAGATCAAGGGTAGAATTCTTGTAAACCGCCTTCGCCTCACCTGGGCTCATATTCTTGACCACCAGACTCAACGCCTGCTCGTTAGCCTCAACCAACTGAGGCTGACTAGGATCCTGTTCGCGCTTGATACCCGGAGGCAATACATAGTTGACCGGTGTCTTCTCGCCGTTCTCTTCCAGACTCACGCTGTTTGCGTCGAGGGTTCCGCCACTGGCTGCACTAAGCGGCTGGTCATAAGTACGCCACTTGCCCATCACGAGGTCGAAGGTACCGAAACGCAGCACGATAGGTTTCTTGAAACCGGTGAGGAACATACGCATGAAGCGGATGCTGGAGAAATCGTTGATGTTACCCTGACGGCTCTCAAACTCATCGATAGGTATGCGGAACTGATACCAGATAACGGTAGACTTGGTATTATCACGCCAGGTCTGGCTGTATTCACGCTTATCTACAATATGATTGTTACCTACCACGAGATCTTCCGGACGGATGCTGACACGATACTGGAAGTATTTCTCATATTCGTTGAGCGTATAATCCTGGTTGATATCCTCGACATCCGGCGTTGACTTATAAGAAGTATCATAGCTCTCAGAACGGCTGTCGCTGTCAGGCGAGTTGCCCTGAGGATTGTTGATATACTTATATCGCTGCAAGATAGGAGCACGCATCTCATCCCAGTCGGAACCGCGGAAATAGTGGTAGTCATCACGTGCCGGATCGGCAAAGATGCTGTCGAACACCGCCTGGTTCACCTTACCCTGAATCTGGTCGAGATAAGCACTCTTGTAGAATTCCTGCTCCTCGGCATCGGTCAGTCCGTTGAAACCCACATCCTGCAAGGCTCTGCTGCCACTGGTGGTAGCAAAGGCATAGGTCACGGTGCTCTGGGTAGGAATCTTACCCCACTGGGTATAGGTGTAGCTCTTGCTGCCATCTACCGGCATGCCACTCTCATAGAATTTCTTGCCATCACGCAGGATATCCTCGCTCACCTCGCCCAGGTTGATGTAGAAATCGCCACCATAATCGGCAGCATCAGCCTCTTCGCGGGAATAGATGAACGGATCGAGCATCCAGAACTCGATGTATTCGATGTTTGCCTGCTCGAAATCGTTGGTATCCAGCTTACGCATCATTCCGCCCCAGTTGCGCTGCGGATTCTGCAGGGTTCCGTCAGCCTGCAAATCTGTTACATTGAAGTTGTATGGTCCCGGCTCGCTTGGATAGTAAGCCAGATTGAGTACATTCAGGGTATTGGTAGCGCCCTGATAACTGCTCTGGTCGCGCAATGGGAAGAGCTCCTTGGTATAGACCTCGCGAACATAATGGTTACTCAACTGCTTGAGGTCGCCCTTGATATGTCCCGGAGTGAGCGAACTTCCACGGCGGGTGAACAGCGGATCGATGGTATACCAGGCTAGGCGCGAACGGTGGAAACCGCTGCTCAGACCGGTCTTATCGCTGTAATCGTCCTTGAAATTGAGCGAAGGCACACTGGATATAAACCAGGAGGTAGGAGTAGTTACATCGATGGTAGTCTTCGTACCCTCGAAGTCATCGATATAAGATGCATTGTCCTGTGTGCCACCAGCCTCACCGGCAATGAGCTGGGCAAATTCTCCTGTAAAGGATATCTGCGATGGCTGGGTAAGGTGCAGGAATGGTATCTTGTCAAGCACATTGGTGAGCCACTGACTCTCCTTGCGCCAGTTGAGATTGATGCCCCAAAGGGTGTTCTTCAGCGGTTCGGAGCCCATGGATACCTTGGTAGTAAGCGCCTGTTCGGAGAGGTGCTGGATAGTACCGCTCAACTGGAAGTTCTTGGTAAAATCATACTCCCAGTTCAGTCCGAACATCGTTTTTCGGGTTTGTCCGAAATCGGTATTACTCTCCAGAGAAACGTTGACAGCCGTACCGGCATCGATGATGCTCTGGTTCAGGATGGTCACCTCACCGGCACTGTAATCTACCGAATAGTCGGTGCCCTCTTTCAGGGTGATACCGCCTGCCGTAACGACCACCGAGCCCTGTGGCACATTGTAGGCATCGAGCGAGATGACATTGGCTGCAGAGCCCTTGAACTGTCCCACAATCTGATACTTGTTCTTTTCGGCTATCTGCTTGGCTACGGTCTTCGTACTGTCATAAAGTTCGGTAAAGGCATACTTTTCAGCCTTGTCGGCAGCCACGCCCCGCTTGACCAGATAATCACGCATATAACTGCCGAAAGGCTCTACCTTCGGAATGAACACGCGTCCATTAGAGATGGTATAGCCTTCTACATAATCGAAATATCCATTGCTGTGTGCCTTGTTATTGTTATCCAGACGGTCGGCGCCCAGCACACGGATGATAGGCTGCTCCTTCACCTGCTGCTCAGGGATATAACTGAGATATACGCCGGTGGTATCGCTCTGGTATTTCACATCCAGGCGGAACTTCTCCTTCTCTACGGTAGAAGCCAGATAATAAACGTTCTTCATCATCAACCCCCAGTTGCCCTGTCGCGGATTGTTGCTGGTATTCTTGAGCGATTTCACGAAGAGTGCCTGCTTGGTATCGCTGAGATCGGATGCAAACTCGCCCACCTGATAGGTAACGCCTCCCGATGTATACTCATAGGCTACAGCAAGCACCTGGTCGGTCTGCAGACTGGTTTTCAATGAGATATAACCCAATGCAGTATTGACCGTATACTCAGAAGAATTGAGCAGACGGGCACTCTCCAGTTTCTCATAATCGGCTCCGCCAACCAGTCCGCCTCCATCGAGAGTGGTTGCTGCCTGGTCGATGTCACGGGCAGCAGCATACTGCCCTGTCATCGCCGCATACTCTGTATTCGCCTGGTTAGAAGGCACCTGTCCGCTCGCCGCCCACATCGGGTTGCTCAGTTTCTGGTTCTCGCCCAGGTCGGTCAGGGCTACGATGTTTCGGGTATTGGTGGTATTGCCGGTTTTGTTGGTAACCCACACTTCCACGCGGTTGATGGTGATGCCCGTGGTGAGATTAGGAAGTTTCTGCATCCAGGCATCATAATGGTTTCTGAAATACTGGGAGAGGAAGAAGTGGCGGTTCTCCTCATAATCGGCTACATTCAACTCAAAAGGGGTGAGCTGCACACCGCCCCTGGTAGATACGCTCTTCGATGCACTCTTCTTCTGCGAAGCTACCATCTGCAGCTTGAGTTTGCCAAACTGCATATCGGTTCTAACACCAAACAGACTGCTGGCGCCTTTGATGAGCGAAGAGTTGGAAGGGAAAGAGACGTTGCCCGCCTCAACGAGTTTGATGATTTCATCTTCCTTGCCGTCGTACTTCAGTTTCATGTTCTGTGCATCGAAATCGAAGGTGGCATCGGTGTTGTAATTCAGGTTCATGTTCACCTTATCGCCCACCTTTCCGTTGACGTTGAGATTGATTTTCTCATCAAAATCCATCATCGTCGTCTTTCGGTTGCGGATAGGCAACGAAGGATTGTCGATGTTTTTCTTGTTGATACCGAACTTGAGTTCGGCAGAACCCTGTGTCTTCACTCTGATGCCACCAGGACCGAAGATTTTCTCGGCAGGTCCCAAGTCGAAGTGCATATCCGAGAAATCGAACTTCTCCTTGCCTTTTGCCTGGAAGATTTCATCGTTCTGCTTGCGGAAGTAGCTGTTGCGCTGCTGCTGTTCGGTCCATGCAAGATACTCTTTCGGAGTGAGCATGATAGGAGCCGAAAGCCAGGTTGAGCCCATGCGGTTGCCGATGATATAGCGGTCGATGGTATCGTTGTAGACTACCTGATATTGCAGATTATCAGGACGTTTCAGGTCGAGTGGACTCTGATAGAGGTCGCTCAGGGAGTAAGGTTGGGTGCGCTGAATCTGCCAGCGGGTATGCAACAGCGAATCGGGAATGGTATCTTCATCGAGCTGTACGGGCTGGGCTGTGCTGGTATGGGTTTTCTTTTTATCGTCCTGAAGTTGAGGCAAAGCTATCGCATAGCCGAAGGTTGCCACCATCAGCCAAGCCAATAGAAAAGATATGAATCTTTGCTTCTGTTTCATCGACAAAAAACTCCTAACTTATTTGATTTGCTTCAATGCCAGTTTCACAACCTGTTCTACCGGGAGATCAGGCTGTGCCTTGAGGATATCTACTACTACCTTGGCAGATGGTGCCGGCGAGAAGCCGAGCATGGTGAGGGCGCTTACCGCCTCATCCTTTACGTCATTGTTTACCATCACCACATTGCCTCCGCTGGCTGGCAGTTCGTCAGCGATGCCGAGGCTCACGATTTTATCTTTCAGGTCGATGATGATTCGCTGTGCTGTCTTCAGTCCGATACCCTTCACGGTTTTCAGCACTTTGTCGTTACCTGTAGAGATGATTTCACAGAGTTCGCGTGGCGAGAGTGAAGAGAGAATCATACGGGCTGTATTTCCACCTACTCCTGAAACGGTGATGAGGAGGCGGTAGAGTTCACGTTCCTGTTTGGTAGCAAAGCCGAAAAGGGTAAAAGAGTCATCTCTTCCACCAGCCACCAGCACTTCGTGAACATAGAGCTTCACTTCCTGTTTGCCCTGAATGGCAGTATATGTATTGAGCGATATATTGAGTCCGTAGCCCACCCCCGCAGTCTCAACAACAGCCAGCGCAGGTGTCAGCTCTGTCAGATCGCCATGAATATATTCTATCATTTTCTTTTTCTCCTAAATTAAATTAATATATTAATAACGGGCAAAGGGCGGGATTATTGTAATAGAGTTCCATAAAATTACGTCCCGACGTGCAAAGCGCATCGGGAGGTATGGTAGTGGAAAGAGGATGAATGATGTTTCGCAACAAAATAGCGAAACTGTAAGGTTCTTGCTACGGATACTTTACAAATCTCTGCTTATTCATATCTAAAAAACTATGATTTTACTACTTTAATAAAAAGTGAAGAATTCACTGTAACTCTAACATCGATAAATGCTCGCAAATTCAAGTCTACGATTTTTTCTTTTAAAATTACGCTAAAATCAGCCGAATAGCTAAAAATGAACTATTTATGAGTTTTTCACCTCAACAGAGGTAATGATTTAGCAACAGTTCTAAATTCTGCAATCTGCATACGTTTGCTGCCTAACAACTCTTTTCGGCTGCAAAAATACAAAAAAATAATGAATCTAAGAATTTTATTAAACAAAAAATATCAAACAGAGAAATATGTTGCAAAAAGCACTGTCTTACTAGTGGTCTGTAAAGTCTAAAAGTTGAGTAAAACGTCGTTCGTCACATACTGATGATTGATGAAATATCACACGTGCCTTACTAAACTTTTAGACTTTACAATCTACTAGTTGTTTATTTTGCGAAATACGTATTTACAACATTTGTTGTTGTATTTTGCAATTTTAGCAACTTGTCGGTAAATTCTAAAACTTTAAACTTAACAGAGAAAGTTTTTGTACCCTTTCCTTCTGATGGAAAAATAACATAAAATGTTTCTACGTTTTCCTGCTGTATTAAGTATGGCTTCTCTATAGTATGAGTCTGTCCATTAAAGGAGAAACTAGTTGTGTATGTCGTATCTTTGAATATAAGACTCGAAGTATAAGACTTTCCTTTTGGCAATTGCAACTCCCATTTTTTACCTTTTAAGCTGTCGATTTTAAATGATTGTGCATGAACTAATTGCCCATTTAGGAACAATAGAGAAATAAAAAAATATTTAAAAATCAACTTCATATTTATTTAATTACTTTATACCTGTTAATACTATATTATAATCTTGTAAAAAATACCCAGCATTAACTGAGTACATACAAGCAAGCTCAGGGTCCATATAAATAGCAGCACCCGTATTGGAGTTATATCCTACACATAACACATTATGGGCAGAGCTTTCTATTTGGCTATTTACATCAGTCATGACGGGATGCTTGGCATCTATTGCAGACTTATAATTTGTAAATGTTTGAGTTTTAAAGAAATGTGTTACAAAAGGCTCGATATAATCCAAAGAAACACCATCAATCAAAGGATTTGAATTATATGTTTGTGTATAATATAGAATATACGCTCCCTCATTTACTGTTCCACCAAAAACTTTATTGTTTGCATACTCCATAATTGATGTTACGCAGGCATTAGGTATTTGCTTTGCCATTGTTGTTGGCAAACTACTTTTGACAAAGACATCACCTTTTTGTTTTGAATATTTTGTCGGGTTATAAATTATTTGAGTGGAAATCTGTTCTTTCGACACATTGTCTGGCTCGATTA
This genomic interval carries:
- a CDS encoding C39 family peptidase, which codes for MKIKHLLFFIPVTFLVACEGTDLIEPDNVSKEQISTQIIYNPTKYSKQKGDVFVKSSLPTTMAKQIPNACVTSIMEYANNKVFGGTVNEGAYILYYTQTYNSNPLIDGVSLDYIEPFVTHFFKTQTFTNYKSAIDAKHPVMTDVNSQIESSAHNVLCVGYNSNTGAAIYMDPELACMYSVNAGYFLQDYNIVLTGIK
- the sprA gene encoding cell surface protein SprA: MKQKQRFISFLLAWLMVATFGYAIALPQLQDDKKKTHTSTAQPVQLDEDTIPDSLLHTRWQIQRTQPYSLSDLYQSPLDLKRPDNLQYQVVYNDTIDRYIIGNRMGSTWLSAPIMLTPKEYLAWTEQQQRNSYFRKQNDEIFQAKGKEKFDFSDMHFDLGPAEKIFGPGGIRVKTQGSAELKFGINKKNIDNPSLPIRNRKTTMMDFDEKINLNVNGKVGDKVNMNLNYNTDATFDFDAQNMKLKYDGKEDEIIKLVEAGNVSFPSNSSLIKGASSLFGVRTDMQFGKLKLQMVASQKKSASKSVSTRGGVQLTPFELNVADYEENRHFFLSQYFRNHYDAWMQKLPNLTTGITINRVEVWVTNKTGNTTNTRNIVALTDLGENQKLSNPMWAASGQVPSNQANTEYAAMTGQYAAARDIDQAATTLDGGGLVGGADYEKLESARLLNSSEYTVNTALGYISLKTSLQTDQVLAVAYEYTSGGVTYQVGEFASDLSDTKQALFVKSLKNTSNNPRQGNWGLMMKNVYYLASTVEKEKFRLDVKYQSDTTGVYLSYIPEQQVKEQPIIRVLGADRLDNNNKAHSNGYFDYVEGYTISNGRVFIPKVEPFGSYMRDYLVKRGVAADKAEKYAFTELYDSTKTVAKQIAEKNKYQIVGQFKGSAANVISLDAYNVPQGSVVVTAGGITLKEGTDYSVDYSAGEVTILNQSIIDAGTAVNVSLESNTDFGQTRKTMFGLNWEYDFTKNFQLSGTIQHLSEQALTTKVSMGSEPLKNTLWGINLNWRKESQWLTNVLDKIPFLHLTQPSQISFTGEFAQLIAGEAGGTQDNASYIDDFEGTKTTIDVTTPTSWFISSVPSLNFKDDYSDKTGLSSGFHRSRLAWYTIDPLFTRRGSSLTPGHIKGDLKQLSNHYVREVYTKELFPLRDQSSYQGATNTLNVLNLAYYPSEPGPYNFNVTDLQADGTLQNPQRNWGGMMRKLDTNDFEQANIEYIEFWMLDPFIYSREEADAADYGGDFYINLGEVSEDILRDGKKFYESGMPVDGSKSYTYTQWGKIPTQSTVTYAFATTSGSRALQDVGFNGLTDAEEQEFYKSAYLDQIQGKVNQAVFDSIFADPARDDYHYFRGSDWDEMRAPILQRYKYINNPQGNSPDSDSRSESYDTSYKSTPDVEDINQDYTLNEYEKYFQYRVSIRPEDLVVGNNHIVDKREYSQTWRDNTKSTVIWYQFRIPIDEFESRQGNINDFSSIRFMRMFLTGFKKPIVLRFGTFDLVMGKWRTYDQPLSAASGGTLDANSVSLEENGEKTPVNYVLPPGIKREQDPSQPQLVEANEQALSLVVKNMSPGEAKAVYKNSTLDLRQYKRIQMFAHANALEQNTTRLQDGDLSVFIRLGSDYKNNYYEYEIPLKLTEPRSNYNRYVLADCKAVWPEENMLDVPLNVFTALKKNRNKAKAQGVASYLAPYSMMDAEHPQNKITIVGNPSLGEVKTMMLGVRNNSADIKSGEVWINELRLKEHNNSGGWAANANLNVQLSDLGSVNATGRYISEGFGGLEDGVASRTTDNYGTYSVTTSLEMGKFFPDKAKVSIPLYYSVTKEKTTPKYNPLDTDMELKDALDAAGSKHERDSIENIAATKITQTNFSISNARVGIATKRHPMPYDPANFSFTYSHQHQYTTGETTMYERKDNWRGALDYSWSPVYKAWEPFKGLKNKSKWLDILKRFGLNWLPQNIAFNTEMTRDYYELQERDMETLMSGAAGVDSKLPLTFSEQFLWNREFSINWDLTKNLHMNFQSATHAQIEEPYTPVNKDLYADQYHAWKDSVWTSIRHWGAPLDYSQNFQASYKVPLNLLPVFDWVNSDASYNANYSWERGTEDEEGNSYGNTINTQRELTLNGNFNLLKLYNHVPFLKKVNDKFDRTQSRAQMQRKKLEKKKKKQEAKEQAADPKKALPKNKRAFEREITLLPDTTFKIRHGKNTKRLIVNAKTEDGKVFPLKYKKVDNNQIRIISKVDTAMKVKLSVLAKEPLDDKKWYKGLQLASRLAMMVRNVSINYRSSYQLTLPGFLPSVGDAFGQKKVGQMAPGLDFAFGMVGDDYIEKARNNDWLLCNDSIATPATTSRTDNLTLRATLEPVKDFKIDLSATRTKTTQKSIQYMYEGTPTTQSGAFQMTTISLGSAFEGMGNANSGYRSKTFEKFVNSLAGFRDRVEAQYAGTVYPAGSALAGGKFDASRTPVNQYSSDVMIPAFLKAYTSMGGNSLSVFPALSRMLPNWTIRYSGLGRLPWFNEHFKSVNINHSYKSVFAVGSYNSYSTFQEYMNGLGFVSDATTGNPSPSSMFNISQVSINESFSPLLGMDVTFNNNMTVKAEYRQTRVLNLSMTSVQLNEALSKDWVIGMGYRINNFDVFGWGAKASRSKSKGGNKNAANKNASTTKTVQNGTNHDLNLRLDFSFRKQAAIVRDIASMVSSASSGNNALKLSFSADYTFSKLLTMSFYYDRQTNTPLLSSSSYPTTTQDFGLSIKFSLTR
- the ruvA gene encoding Holliday junction branch migration protein RuvA codes for the protein MIEYIHGDLTELTPALAVVETAGVGYGLNISLNTYTAIQGKQEVKLYVHEVLVAGGRDDSFTLFGFATKQERELYRLLITVSGVGGNTARMILSSLSPRELCEIISTGNDKVLKTVKGIGLKTAQRIIIDLKDKIVSLGIADELPASGGNVVMVNNDVKDEAVSALTMLGFSPAPSAKVVVDILKAQPDLPVEQVVKLALKQIK